TTTTTAGGCCTGCCTTACTTGCTCTTAGGCAACCATTGCTTGTgcctagggatggcaattgcaaccgaaaccgtggggaaccgaaccgaaatcgaaccggtcaacgcggttaaaaatcgtttgactgggtaatggtttggttcggggaaaaatcgaacactatttcaatgggtatggtttggttatgattttcactaaaaccaaatcaaaacccaaaccgaaaccgaaccaaatggtgggtaaccgaacagaaccgaatatatatatataatatattatatatacatattatatacaaccccgtCCACCTGAGCCCAgcccaccccagcccaattgccttgcttgcaaacccttctccccttctcttctccttcctctctcaacctcgctctcactctctctcaccctcgctgcctctcgctcgtcCGCCCGCTCTCGCCCTTGCTCTTTGcatgtctcttgctctcgctcgcccttgCTGGATCTCTCTTACTTTCGCTAGGGCTTGGCCcctgctctcgcttgccctcaatctctctcactctttctgcctcatttctcttgctcctttgcgcgagctcgccaatcgccctcgctttcttcatctctcttgctctcactcgctctcgctagatctctcttgctctcgctagggcgtggcccctcttgctctcgcttgccctcgatctctctcaccctcgctacctctcgctctctgcctcatctctcttcatattaatttattttttatatttataattttgttagatggagttgactcgttcatttcagatggatatgcatcaatttaattacgaaaaatatattaatgttgttgatgaaggtattaactttcgtagctaattttttttagcttaaattataatttaattatgcacatattaatttattgatcttaacaattgtaggtttggaaatgtgattttatatccaataagttttgtaactttatgcaagaataaggtaactttattagaatttatctttgtttgttgtgaaattatcaaaaaattttatgaatgttatttgtctttatttgttgatatagattaaaataaaaaaaatcatgattaaacCGAAAtcgaatgatttggttatgattttaaatttttaaaaccaaatgggtaatggtttggttttggttttagtaatttaagtttggtttgattatggttttggcaaaaactgaaaccaaactgaaccattgccaaccctacttGTGTCATTTGTTGGAGGCACCTCATCTATACAAGAAAACAAGTAACAATGTTAGAATTCGTGAATAAGGcatataacttaaaaaataaaggcaaaaaagaaaaggaaatgccaaaaaggagaaaaaaaaaaaaaaagaagtaagcACCATTGTGTTCTTCCTCTCTCTGAGGCTATACACATCGAGTTGTTGTTGGCCTCGAGGACTCTTCCTCCACCAGAAGCCAATTGGCACCCCTTAATCGATCATTTGAAAGTATATCGAAAAAGTTAATCGATTTTCCTCTAAAAAGATGGTTTACGGTAGTTTGATACTTTGCCCATCTTAAAAAAGTTAACCTCCCTCACTCCTCACTTTACCATAACCGATGAACATGCCATGTTAAAGAGGGCCTCACTATGattcaccaagtctctaaatGGTCTACCTTCGATAGAGACCCGATGAAGATTGGATTGTTGTTGCGCACCTTTTGTAAGGAGAAAAATTATGCTGGCCCTATCACTACTTGAAGGTGAAAAAAGTAGCTAAACAACTCTGTGTTGGGTACCACGCCTTGTTCTTTCCAGATAACGAAGAACCAAACTAGCAAAGCCCATCTATTGTGGTATAATTGAGCCGAacaaataaggaaggaaactaAGGCCAACTCCAAGGCTATTTTTGTGCACAATCACTCATTCTCATTCAATTATGGCTATACACGTTTCCCTCTTGTGCAGTTTACTCACAAAGTATGAAGGTGGCATGTTGTACATGACTTTATGCCTTTCGGCGTCGCTCGTTCAAAGTGTGGATAATTGCCCTAGAGTTACCATATTTTCCTCTCTTGTCTTTCCCTCATTAACATTACTTCTTGTTAAGTTGTGACTCAATAAATCATTGGGTCTTTGTATACATAACTTGGGTTGGGCTCAATAAAACATTACTTTGCATGGCTTATATGACAAACATAGCACACTTGGTTGAGATATTCTCCCAAAGAACAACAAGAGAGACCTTTCTCTCAAATAACTATGCCTCATTATTGTCCTACACAATGACGGCTAGgcttaaggcattctttcttctAGAGGACTACTCTAGGGGGTTTCTCACCAAGCCCATTCCATGCTTAGCCCAAGACAACAACTTGCATTCTAGTGCATGTGTACCACGTGTTAGTCTTACCAACATCGAAGGGGTATAAAATGCCTCACAACTCGTCATTTTAGGTTTCTTTTCCAAGCTTTCACATTCCACTCACATTCATGACCAATTATCTACTTATCTTTTTAGAGGAATATCACGTACTTCTCCTTGACTACTTACGCAGTTTGTTCATGGCATTTTGCCTGCTTCTTCATACATTTCACCTGCTTCTTCAAAGCATCATATAGACCACATCGGACTTAAGCATCAGTCTAAGTGGGAGAAATCCCCGCATGCTTTCTAACTATTGCTACCTTGTAGATCTATTCTCCTGGACAACGAATTAACTCTTCTAGATAATGTAGGTTCCCCTAGGCAGTTACTCATTCCCTTGCTTCACTCATTGAGTTGTTTATTCAAGCCTTACAATTACTTATTTGACATACTCAAGGTCTGAGATCTTTCCCCTGGACTAAGGCTCGAATTCTTTCGAACAATGAATCGAACTCTTCCATGAACAAGTAGTTGGCCGCTTGCCTCTCTATACAAACAAGTGCTTTGTTCCTTATTGTGCTCTACCTCTccagtttattaaattttatttgttgtattacaacaacaacaatattaacTAATAATATGGGAGAAATTGCAATATTGTGTTAAATTTCAAGGGTActtattatattttctcaaatgttaTTGCTAATTTTTACAATTACCATAAATTTTAGTGTGAAAATTTTTCTCCATAACTAACTTATCAATTCAAAATTGgtaagttattttattatttatattggaactaataaaatattttttatttgtcaaaatattcttacatatatatacacatatcaataaatacatacacacacgtAGATATGCACatacattacatatatatacaaatgtaCACAAATATAGATAACATTTGGGGCTACTTGAAGCATTACAAAATATGGTACTTCGTCTTTACCTAGTCATGTCtattgttgatattttaattaatattttaagttattttttgcTCAAAAGTTAGCTAAGAGGAAACGAGAAGTTAATGTGACATCTTTGTGGATTTATATACCTGAGGCCcctttaattattaaaaaatacgaTGTCCGTCTCTTATCTTATATTTACtgttcataattaaattaatattttaagtcatttttaattcaaaaattaaataagagtaaACAAAGATTTAATGGTGACACtcataaatagaaaatatgtcAGATACATGTTAGAAAAGTTTGTAtgcattataaaaatatttacatggTAGCATTTAAATAATAcattatcaataattaattaaaatctttattatcttttttgtacaaacaaagataagttttaaataatattattaatttaaatgatagcATTTAAATGATGTGTCATTAGTAATTCAAATAACATattagcatttaaatgacatatgAAACTATGACTATGAAATTATTCTAAATACGAGCTCAACAAAATATAGCTAATGACAATActctaaatttatataaataaaattcatttagGCACAATAAATCCAACAAAACACCAATTTTCGTACATAAATAACAATATGTCACTTTCAAACACGAAAATACTGAGCACGCTTTTAaggttttgttttgttttttttttttctctggtTCGTAATATTAGGGGATGAGGACTGGCAGCAGTATTTAAAGGGGGGGGGCTGGGGGTGTTGAAGTACAGAAGCTTGAAAGCAGAAACAGCGACCCATGGCCAGGCGACGGTTCCTCCCGCTTGCTCTCCTGCTCGTCGCAGCCTCATTGGTCCCAACAGATCTAGTCTCCGCCGCCCTTTTCAACCGCAACGACTTCCCCAAAGGTTTTCTCTTCGGCGCATCCTCGGCCGCCTATCAAGTGCGTTCTTATATGAGACCTGCACTTCTTCATTTGTACACTTGTCTTAATCATTATATGGAATTTTAATACTATTTACGTCCACAGTCTAATTatagtataaataaataaatagagagCTGATGGCTCATGTCTAATTGTCTTTTTGCCTTAAAAAAAGGTGGTTCATGAAAATAGAATTATCTAAGACAAAATCAACACATGCACATTCCAAGTTGAATACATATTGTGTCCTTAATCTCAACGTTTTGTTTTGTGGATGTGGTATCAGTACGAGGGTGCAGCACACTTGAGGGGAGAAACTGTATGGGACAAGTTCGTTCGCGATTTCCCAGGTAGACCACCACTGTCTATCTATTTTGttggttactcataatttaTCACATACTATTCTACTTTacagttttaaaataattaaaccacCCAGTTGATAGCATTGGTGATTCCAGTCATTATTGTGTCTCTCAAAAGAATATAttagtgtttaattttttatattattacaaatttttagtAATTCTTaacataaatttattcttttttacaGATAAGATCACTGATGGCAGTAATGCAAGCGTAGCTGACGATTTCTATCATCGTTACAAGGCAGGCAACACACGACCCTCAACTTTTctgtaaacaaaataattaatctaTCCAAACCTATTTTTGAGTTGGAATCGCTTAGAAGAATACATTCTcgtatttcaattttgagttttgaatttattttttaattttatttatttattttaagattaccaaaaatacattctttttgtcattttataaacTATTTTGTAAAACTAAAAACTAGAAAATACGTTCACTGCTCTTAAAATTTGTTTCCTTTCAAATAGACCACATAATAGGATGAAGATTAATCCCCAAGCTTGTATTACAACAACCCAAGAACACAAACTCCAAAAGGATGGCTAGTAGCATCAAATGAAGAATTGAGTGAAGAGTACTGTCTCAAAAATTTGAAAGGGAACATGAATATTTCCTTCAAATAATAAGCACACAGAATTATACCCAGAAGAATCACCTAACCACTCAAAAGAACCACCAATAAGAATCCCATCTATAAACAATCaccaaattaaaaatacaaatacaaaatcATACATATTTCCTCAGAGAATAGATTCACAGCTCTTTAAccatacaaaaatacaaaatcatgCATAATCCTCCAACAAGTACAAGGGCTTCAACCTAGAGAGGAAAAGCCGTAGGAGGAAGTGATCGACGGCGTAGGCGAACGGCAGATCTGGGTTGCTGCAACGATGGCATAGGCGAAGGCGAGGCGCGGCGGAGTTGCTGAAACGAAGAAGGCGAAGCCAGGTGGATCTGGGTTACTGGTCGCGGCGGTGACGGCTTGCGGCTGTGATGGCCATGGCAGGCGCGTCGCCGGCCAACaagggaaagagagaggaagaggcaGAGGACCCTGATCtggaagagaaaaggaagagcGAACCGAGGCGGCGGAGATGGCTGTGGCAGGTGCGTCGCCTGCcaagaaggaagagagagaggaagcaagggagagagaagaggcagcaagagatgagagagaaggGAGGGAGCTCGTCGGATGGCAGCAACCATTTTCTGCGTTTTGGTTTTTTAACCgagttttggctgaaaacagccaaaaccattttttactgttttagattttttttaaaaaaaaaaaaaacatattttcactatttcaaaaaattaaaaataaaaaatggccCAAAACAGACCCTTATTCACTGCTATATAGTTTTGGAAAatcatttgtattttttttatctttaattttttaaataaaatttatagcTTTTATGGTAGAAAATTTGACATTTACATTgtaatgttaaaaatatataaaaaaatatttttatattctaaaaaatttaagaccctttttaatttcaaaaagtaaatattttttagtttttaatttatattttacaattaaaaatgtctaaagttttctattttgaaaagttatagcattttattttagaaaatttatagaatattaaaaGGGTGTTTTTTAAGTcgtaatataatattaaaaagttaaaaaattgagtttttatttcaattatttaataaaaatgtaaaatgaaaaatgttttttttttttttttataattgattaagccctaaacattttttcttaaaaaagagaagctattatattttttcactACAAAATGGCTTCTGggctgcctttttttttttttatgttgtttAAACATAATTATAAGAGCGATAACTCATGGTATTGCCAAAATCATCCATGCAGGAGGACATAAAAGTAATGAAGGAAATAGGTTTGGATGTATTCAGGTTCTCCATCTCGTGGGCCAGGATATTGCCTCGTAAGACAAAGACATTTTATTATCTTTACCCTCAATTTTATTGTCGTTTCTTTCTCCACTTAATTGCCTCTtctatacatgtgtgtgtgtgtgtaatatattcatttttttttttcatttagtcaatggtttaaatattttgatggtCAGATGGGAAGGTTAGTAAAGGAGTGAACAAAGAAGGAATCGCGTTCTACCACAGTCTCATTAACGAGCTTATAGCACATGGTCCCTCTCTTGACCCTAAAATTAGTCTTTAATTAAGtattacaaattataattttatttatttttcattctccTAAACATGCCTGCAGGTATTAAGCCTGTTGCCACGCTCTATCATTTTGATCTTCCCCAAGCCCTAGAAGATGAATATGGCGGCCTTTTAAGCCCTAAATTTCAGTAAGTAGTAAATTTTCCACCTATTAGACATGAAATCTGGCCAATTAGATTGCTGTTTAAGtaattttatgtaataataataattaaaaaaaaactctcaaagAGAAAGGTCTCGTATAATGAGGACACTATTATATGGTGTATTTCctgtgttttaaaattttagttcatgTTTTACAGACATGATAATAAGAACAATTATTGTTGAGATTAACAAGTTTTTATATATGTGGATGGGCAGGGAAGACTTTCATGACTTTGCAGATCTTTGTTTCCATTTATATGGCGATAGGGTGAAGCAATGGATCACTTTTAATGAGCCCTATGTATTCATTTTCCTCGGTTATGgcttgggcaatatgccccctGGTCGATGTTCAGCATGGTTGAACAATAGTTGCCCTGGTGGTGATTCTGCTACAGAACCTTATACAGCCGGCCACAACGTGCTTCTTGCTCATGCAAAAGCCGTGAGACTATACCAGAAGAAATAccaagtaattaatatttttattttaattaattcatctcTAATACCTAATGTTAACCATAATTATATtgttagataattattattgtgCCTATCATgtataaattagaaaatatttgttacAATTGGAATATTTTGCAGGCTACTCAAAAGGGCGAAATT
This window of the Diospyros lotus cultivar Yz01 chromosome 5, ASM1463336v1, whole genome shotgun sequence genome carries:
- the LOC127801890 gene encoding furcatin hydrolase-like, translating into MARRRFLPLALLLVAASLVPTDLVSAALFNRNDFPKGFLFGASSAAYQYEGAAHLRGETVWDKFVRDFPDKITDGSNASVADDFYHRYKEDIKVMKEIGLDVFRFSISWARILPHGKVSKGVNKEGIAFYHSLINELIAHGIKPVATLYHFDLPQALEDEYGGLLSPKFQEDFHDFADLCFHLYGDRVKQWITFNEPYVFIFLGYGLGNMPPGRCSAWLNNSCPGGDSATEPYTAGHNVLLAHAKAVRLYQKKYQATQKGEIGITLNVPWMYPDTNTIQDKRAAMRALDFMYGWFIHPVVYGDYPRTMRTLVRDRLPKFNATETLLVKGSYNFIGLNYYTSYYVVHVPFSNKPAHLSFSSDSYTTMSSENTNGSAVGYVVGTSYSAPEGLEKILVYTKEQYNNPELYITENGMAFYNNQTVAESIKDPERITFYKAHLKAIEAAIRQGVALKGFMAWSWLDTFEWNSGYSVGYGLNYVDFKNGLKRYLKESALWYKRFLAP